The sequence GCCGCCAAAGGCCCGGTCCGAAAACGCATCCACCCAGTCGAAGTCGCAGCGCACCATGACCGCCCTCCCAGCTTTCAGAAAATCAAAAAGGCGGGCACATGCCCGCCTTTCGCATCATCAAAGCCCGCCGCCGGATGTCAATCCGCTGGCCTTGCACTTGTGCGTGCTCTGGACTTAATGCACCGCGACCGGTGTCATGTCGTTCTGGCGCGCCAGCACAAAGGCCAGCTGCCGGTCGGCCACCAGCGCCAGCTGGCCGCCCTCGGCGTCGTGCACCGCGTAAAGCTGCTCACGCCCGCCGGCGTTCGCCTGCACGTCCTTGGGGAGATCTGCCACCGCAACCGCCTTCACATAGACGGTCCGGTTGCCGGCCTCCTTGAAGTCAAACGGTGTATGCATTGCTCTTACCCCTTCTTGATGTTGATCGTCTGAACCACGGTTTCGGGCCGGGAACGGGTCAGGTCCACATGCAGCAGCCCGTTTTCCATCACCGCCTCGCCCACTTCGACGCCATCGGCCAGCACAAACATGCGCTGGAACTGGCGCGCCGCGATGCCGCGGTGCAGGAACACCCGCCCCTCGCTGTCGTCGTTCTGGCGGCCGCGGATCACCAGCTGGCGGTCCTCGACGGTGATCGCCAGGTCTTCCTCGGCGAAACCGGCAACGGCCAGGGTGATACGGTAGGAAAAATCAGAGGTCTGTTCGATATTATACGGCGGATAGCCTTCGTTGCCCGATTTGGCCGAGCGCTCCAGGAGGCGTTCCAGCTGCTCGAACCCCAGCATATGCGGGTAGGAGCCCAAGGTAAGTTTCGACACTTTAATCGTCCTTTTTGCCAAAGCGACGGATGCTTGCGGCCCCGCTCCCGGCAGCCGCCTGCACAGGAATATGGGAAGTTCCTGCTGGATTCACAAGAGCATGTGCTCATAGGTCTAGCGGAAAAGCAGTTAAGGAAGTATCTTCAGCCTTACTTCATTCATCAGCTTTACTGAGTCGCCCATGAATGCACCCACAGATGTGTCGATGAAGACGGATGAGGTCCTCAGGGTTGAGCTCGAGGTTTTCCGCAGGCAGCACCGCGATCTGGACGAAGCGATTACCGCGCTGGAAGAGCGTGGCACCGCCGACCAGCTGACCATCCGCCGCCTGAAGAAGCAAAAGCTCACCCTCAAGGACAAGATCGCCTTGATCGAAGACCGGCTGACCCCGGATATTATCGCCTGACGCCGCGCCGGCAGGACCGGCCGCGCACAGTGCCTGTTGCCCGGGGCCGAAACCGCCCGGGGTCCCGCTGCAGAAAGCCGCGTTTCTTCACACCTTAAGCGCTCCCGCCCCCTGGCAGTGCAGCCAAGCTGCCCAGCCAGGTGTTGGGCGCAGCAGCGCGCCTGGCGGCGCGCTGCGCTCCCGCCCGCCCGCCTGCCGGGGCGCCCGGCGGCGTGTTCAGCGGCGCGTTCAGCACACGCCGCATCCGCAGGCGGCGGCATCAGGCCTGCGCAAGCCGGGACCCGCGGCCCGGCTGACCCGCAGCAGGCAGCCGGCCGGGTCCGGAGTCTCCGCCTTAACGGATGGTCAAACAGGCAATTACCCGCTAGGAGCAGCCCGATTGTCTCCGGCGGCTTCATTGCGAAGCCTTCGGAAGCAAGCCTCTAAACAAGAAACGAGCGAGACAATGACCGCTGCGAGGGAACAGATCCCGGCGTCTGAGATGCAGGCTGCCGGTTACAAATTCACACTGAAACAGGCGCTGACCGGGGCGCAAATGCTCTTTGTCGCCTTTGGCGCGCTGGTGCTGGTGCCGCTGCTGACGGGCCTCGACCCCAGCGTGGCGCTGTTTACCGCGGGGCTTGGGACGCTGATCTTCCAGATCGTGACCCGCGGCCAGGTGCCGGTGTTCCTGGCGTCCTCCTTCGCCTTCATTGCCCCCATCATCTATGGCGTGCAGACCTGGGGCATGGCGGCCACCACCGGCGGGCTGGCTGCCGCGGGCCTGCTTTATGTCGCCCTCAGCTTTGCCATCCGCGCCTTCGGCTCCGGCTTCCTGCACCGGCTGCTGCCGCCGGTGGTGGTCGGCCCCGTCATCATGGTGATCGGCCTGTCGCTGGCGCCGGTCGCGGTCAACATGGCGACCGGCCTGGCAGGCGACACCCAGGTGATGCCGCGCAACACTGCGCTGCTGCTGGCTGCGGTTTCGCTCGGCACCACCATGCTGACGGCGATCCTGGGCCGCGGCATCATGCGCATCGTGCCGATCCTGGCGGGCGTCGCCGCCGGCTGCACTGCCGCGCTGATCCTGGGCGCCGTGACCGGGCAAAGCCTGATCAGCACCGCCGCCATCGCAGACGCCCCCTGGTTCAAGGTGCCGGGCTTTGTCGCGCCCGAATTCAACCTCGCCGCCATCCTGTTCATCCTGCCGGTCGCCATCGCCCCCGCGATTGAGCATTTCGGCGACATCCTGGCGATCTCCAACGTGACCAAGCGCGACTATATGGAAAAGCCCGGCATCCAGAACACAATGCTGGGCGACGGTCTTGCCACTGCCGCCGCGGGCCTCTTGGGCGGTCCGCCCAACACCACCTATTCCGAGGTCACCGGCGCCGTGACGCTCACCCGCGCCTTCAACCCGGCGATCATGACCTGGGCGGCAATCTTCGCCATCGCGCTGTCCTTTGCGGGCAAGCTCTCCGGCGCGCTGTCGGCAATCCCGATGCCGGTGATGGGCGGCATCATGATCCTTCTGTTCGGCATGGTCACCGTGGTCGGCCTGAGCGTGCTGGCCAAACTGGGCGAAGCGCTGACCGAGGCGCGCAACATGGTGATCATCTCCACCGTGCTGATCATCGGCCTGGGCGGCCTGACGCTGGAATTCGGCGAAGGCTTCACGCTGGCGGGCATCGGCCTCTCCGGCGTTGCGGGCCTGCTCTTGAACCTGATCCTGCCGAAACAGCGGGACTGATCCTGAACCGGGACGGAGCCGCCAAACCGGCGGCTCCCCTCACCGTTCCTCCGGCTCCAAATGCCGGATGCGCGCCACATGCGCGGCAATCTCTTCCCGGCTGAACTTCGAATGCACCCGGCGGGTTGAGGCCGGGTCCTTCTCCAGCCCCAGAGCCAATTCCGGCCGCCAGGCTTGTTTCGGCCGGATGGGGCGCGGTGCAAAGCCGCCGCCGCAGGTTGGGCAGACATTGTGCAGCACCTGCTCCACGCACGCCGCGCAATAGGTGCACTCCGTATGTGCAGATCCGGGCATCCGCAGCCTCCGGCGGCAGGTCCTTGTCGCACAATTCGCAATTGGGGCGCAGTTCCAGCATCAAACCCTCCCTGATCCAGCCGCAACCCTGCCCCGGTTCTCTGTGCCCCGCAAGCCCCGCCACTGGCGCCCGCGCTGCGCGCCCGCGCGGCGCCACGCCCAACCGCGGGGGCGGTGCAGCTCCGCTGCATCCCGCGCGGGCGGGAGCCCTCCCCTGCGGCATAGCGCCAGCCCCCGGAAAACAGGGTAAATCCTGCCCGTTTTCCCGCCCAACCCACATTGCGAAAACCGCCACTTTCCCTATAGTGCGCGCTCCACAAGCCGCGACAGGAGCCACCAGCCATGGGTGACATCAAAGTAGGCATCATCATGGGCAGCCAATCCGACTGGCCCACCATGAAGGAAGCCGCCAATATCCTCGATGAACTGGGCGTAGCCTATGAGGCCAAGATCGTCTCCGCCCACCGCACCCCGGACCGGCTGTGGAGCTATGGCAAGAGCGCGGCGGAGCGCGGCCTGCAGGTGATCATCGCAGGCGCCGGGGGTGCGGCCCACCTGCCCGGCATGGTCGCCTCCAAGACCCGCGTTCCTGTTGTGGGCGTGCCGGTCCAGACCCGCGCCCTGTCGGGTGTCGACTCGCTCTACTCCATCGTGCAGATGCCCAAGGGCTTCCCGGTTGCCACCATGGCGATCGGCGCCGCCGGCGCCGCCAACGCAGGCCTGATGGCCGCGGGTATCCTGGCGCTGCAGGACGCAGACCTGGCCCAGCGCCTGGACGACTGGCGCGATGCACTCTCCGCCTCCATCCCCGAGGAACCCTCCGATGACTGACGTGCTCGCCCCCGGCTCCACCATCGGCATCCTCGGCGGCGGCCAGCTGGGCCGGATGCTCTCGGTCGCGGCTTCCCGCCTCGGTTTCAAGACCCATATCTTTGAACCGGGCGCCAACCCGCCGGCAGGCCATGTCGCCGACAAGGTGACCACCGCGGGCTACGAGGACGCCGAGGCGCTCGCCGCCTTCGCGGCTTCCGTCGACGTGATCACCTATGAGTTCGAAAACATCCCGACCTCCGCGCTGGACCTCCTGGAATCGCAAAAGCCGATCCGCCCGGGCCGCGAGGCGCTGCGGATCAGCCAGGACCGGCTGACGGAAAAGAGCTTCCTGCAGGACCTCGGCCTGCAAACAGCACCCTTTGCCGACATCACTGATCAGGCCAGCCTGGACGCCGCGCTGTCCGAGATCGGCGCGCCCTCGATCCTGAAGACCCGCCGCTTCGGCTATGACGGCAAGGGCCAGGCCCGCATCAAGTCGGCTGACGACGCAGGCGAAGCGCTCGCTTCCATGGCAGGCGCGCCGTCGATCCTCGAAGGCTTTGTCAATTTCAGCCACGAGGTCTCGGTCATCGCCGCCCGCGGCGTGAGCGGCGAGATTGCCTGTTTCGACCCCGGCGAGAACGTCCACCGCGACGGCATCCTGCACACCACCACCGTGCCTGCAAAGCTGAGCACAGGCCAGCGCATGGACGCGGTGCTGATGGCGGGTAAGATCCTGAACGCGCTGGAATATGTCGGCGTCCTCGGCGTCGAACTCTTCGTCACGCCCCAGGGCCTGATCGTCAACGAGATCGCCCCGCGCGTCCACAATTCCGGCCATTGGACCCAGAACGGCTGCACTGTCGACCAGTTCGAACAGCACATCCGCGCGGTGGCCGGCTGGCCCCTGGGCGACGGCCAGCGCCACTCCGACGTGGTGATGGAAAACCTGATCGGCGATGACGTGGACCGCATCCCCGAACTGGCAAAAGAGGCCGGCTGCGCCCTCCACCTCTATGGCAAGGCGGAGGCCAAACCGGGCCGCAAGATGGGCCATGTGAACCGGGTGGTGAAGGCGGAAGGCTGATCCCCGTCCGGGCAGGTGGGGCTCTGCCCCCGGACCCATTCTCAACTTGGGGCTCTGCCCCAAACCCCGGGATATTTGCGGCCAGAAGAAGCAGGCGGATCCGTGAAAGCGGCCCCGCCGGTTTCACGCGCCGCAAAGAGGGCCATCCGGCCTGATGCGCGGCGCCGCTCCGCTAGGCCAGGAAGCGGCCCGCCACTTCCCCGGCCATATAGCTGACCCGCCCGCCGGAAATCGTCGCCGCGACCCGCTGAGTTGCCTTGTCCAGCACCAGGATATCGGCGCGCTTGCCTGCCGTCAGCGTTCCGCGGTCTGTGAGGCCCAGCATTTGCGCAGGCCCATCCGACACCAGCCGCCACGCGCCCGCCAGATCCAGCAGGCCGGAGCGCTCCAGCATCAGCGCTGCACGGCGCGGGCTGGGGTAGTGGTAGTCGGATGCCAGCGCATCGCACAGCCCCATAGCGATCAGCTCGACAGCGGAGGCATTGCCCTTGTGCGAGCCGCCCCGCACCACATTGGGGGAGCCGAGGATCACCGGATCGCCCGCCGTGCGCGCGGCCTCTGCCGCCTCCAGTGTTTCAGGGAACTCGGCAATCCGCGCGCCGCGTTCGCGCCAGACAGCGCGGTTCTCAGCAGTCTGGTCGTCATGGCTGCCCAGCCGCACATCCAACGCAACCAGTTCGCGGCACAGCGCATCCAGCCTGCCCGGCACCTCATCGCGGCGGGCGTGCATGTCCTTCAACATCTGCCAGTGAACCTCCGGGTTGCGCCCCGCCTTCAGCGCCTGCCCGGTCAGCCGCGGCGGCTTCTTGCCCGCCGCCAGCCGCTCATGCGGCAGGTGGTCGTTGAACACCACATACGGCACCTGCCAGCCCGCCACTTTCGCAGCCAGCCCGGCGTAATCCTCCAGCATGTGGATCTCAAACCGGAGCTGCGGCAGCAGATCGGTCACCACGGAGCCGCGCACCGCCTTGATCGCCTCAAACACCTGCGCCGCAAACTCAGGCCCGCGCAAGCCCCCTTCCCAGGAGTAGAACTGCGCCAGCACCGCGGTGGTGATCCCGTTGGCGGCCAGCTCCGCCTCTGCGGCAACCACGCCCTCGGCCATCTGCTTCATTGCGCCGCGGCGCGGTGCCAGGTGGCGCTCAAACCCGTCGCCATGCACGTCCACGATCCCCGGCAGCACCAGATAGCCGGAGAGGTCCACCGCCCGCCCCGCCGGCGCCGCGGCCACCCGCCCCTCTGCAATGGCGATCTCACCGCCGCGCTCCAGCCCGCCGGGGCGCAGCACGTCACCGCCCTGCAGAATCAATTCCAACGTCATTTCTCTGCCTCTTCACAGCCGCCGTTCAGCTGGCAGGCCTCGCCGATGATCTCTTCCACTGCCGCCATCCAGGTGAGAGACGGCTCAAACCGCCCTTCCTCCAGAAAGTGCAGCGCCTGCGCCATCACCTGCGGGTTGTTCATCATGTAGGTGTGGGTGACCGGCAGCGTCAGATGCGCGGCCATGCCGTCCACCTTCGTGCTGTCCACTGAAACCTTGCCGTCATCCGCGCCCGGGATCAGCGAGGAGAACAGCGGGTTCAGCGTCTCATTGCCCGCAATCACCCCCAGCTCAAAATCCACCGGCGGCAGGCGGTTCGGCAGGCTCTCTGCCCCGGTGCCCAGCTGCAGGCCGGCAGGCCCGTTCAGCAGGCCGAACACCTCCCAGTCGCCCAGCTCATCCACCAGCTCGCTGCCCTGGTTCGGCGGCCCCATCATCACCACCCGGCCCAGGTTCTGCGGGCGGTTGTCCTGCAGCCAGTACCGCAGCAGGATGCCGCCCATCGAGTGGCTGACCACATGGGTTGTCTCCCCGCCGCAGGCGGCAAAGGCCTCCGGCAAAGTCTCCTCCGCCAGCACCTGGATGGTCTCCTCGGTGGAGGCATATCCGGGCCGCACCACGCCGTATCCGCGCGACTGCAGCACTTCCTCCATCACCGCGAACGAGGTCTCGGTGCGTGCCAGCCCATGCAGCAGGATCACGCAATCCGCCGCCGCAGGCAGCGGCATCAGCGCCGCAGCGGCGGCCGCAAAATATTTCAGAACATCACCCATGCGCCCCAGATAAGCGCAAGCCGCGGCACAGGGAAGCCCCCTCGCCTATTTGGCCGCCTGCGCCTTGCGGCCGGGCGCCTGAAGCACCACCAGCGCAATGCCGCCCAGCACCGCCGCGCTGCCAAAGACCAGCCGCAGGGTGATCGTCTCGCCCAGCAGCACAGCCCCCGCCAGGATGGCAATCACCGGCACGCTCAGCTGCACCGTCGCCGCCACCGCGGGCAGGATCTGCGGCAGCAAGCGGTACCACAGCGCGTACCCCATGCCGGAGGTCACCGCCCCCGACAGCACCGCCAGCACCGCGCCATAAAGGCTGACCGTGCTGCCGCCCAGCCACAGGGCAACCGGTAGGAACATCGCCGTCGACCACAGGAAATTCACCGCCGTCGCCGCCAGCGGCTGCGCCGCGCCGCGCCCCAGTATGCTGTAGATGCCCCAGCCCAGCCCCGCCGCCGCCATCAGCAGCGACGCGCCCAGGGGCGCCGTGCCGGAGCCGTCGGGCCAGACCACATAGGCCAGCCCCAGAAAGGCCAGCACCGCCCCCGCCATCTGGCCGCCGCTGGCCGGAGCGCCGCGCACCGCACCCCACAGGAACATCGACACTTGCACAACGCCGAACAGCACCAGCGCGCCAAGCCCCGCGTCAAGCTGCTGATAGGCCAGCGAAAACCCCGCGATATAAAGCGTCAGCGCCGCCCCGCCCCCCAGGCTCATCCGCAGGCCCTGGCGCACCGCCAGACCCTGCGCCTGACACAGAAGCACAAGCATCGCCGCGCCGGAGGCCAGCCGCAGCAGGCCAAAGCTGCCCGCATCCATATGCCCGCCCCCGATCGCCAGGCGGCTGAGGATGGAGTTCGCGGCAAAGGCGATCATGGTGAGCGAGACAAGAAGAAACAGGCGCATGGCAAAGGGCTAGCCTGCCCGGCGGCGCAGGGCCAGTGGAATCTCAGCGGCCCGGCTTCAAGCCCCCCCACCCTTTCACCTTTGCGCAAATACTCCCGCCGGAGGCAGGCCCGCGCCGCGGGCCATCCCCCGTCAAAATGAAAAGGGGCCGCCTTGATAGGCAGCCCCGAATCTTGCAGTCATCAGCGGCGGGCTTCCGGCAGATTGGCCTGTACGGCCAATCGCCTTTCGCCCATCCCAAATCCCAAGGGATTTGTGATTACATCATGCCGCCCATGCCGCCCATGCCGCCCATGTCGGGCATGCCGCCGGCTGCGCCTGCGCCTTCTTTGGCGGGCTTGTCGGCCACCATCGCTTCGGTGGTGATCAGCAGACCAGCAACCGAGGATGCGTCTTCCAGCGCGGTGCGGGTCACCTTGGCCGGGTCGATCACGCCGAAGGAGAACATGTCGCCATATTCACCGGTCTGCGCGTTGTAGCCAAAGGCGCTGTCCGCGGATTCGCGGATCTTGCCGGCCACCACGGCGCCGTCGACGCCTGCGTTCTCGGCGATCTGGCGCAGCGGCGCTTCGATGGCCTTGCGGACGATGTTGATGCCTGCGTTCTGGTCAGCATTGGCGCCTTCCAGGCCTTCCAGGCCTTTGCCGGCCTGCACCAGGGCAACACCGCCGCCGACGATCACGCCTTCCTGCACGGCTGCGCGGGTCGCGTTCAGAGCATCGTCCACACGGTCCTTGCGCTCTTTCACTTCGACTTCGGTCATGCCGCCGACACGGATCACGGCCACACCGCCTGCCAGTTTGGCAACGCGTTCCTGCAGCTTCTCGCGGTCGTAGTCAGAGGTGGTTTCCTCGATCTGGGTGCGGATCTGGGCAACGCGTGCTTCGATCTCAGCCTTCTCGCCAGCGCCGTCGACGATGGTGGTTTCGTCTTTGGTGATGGTGACTTTCTTGGCGGTGCCCAGCATGTCCATGGTGACGGACTCGAGCTTCATGCCCAGATCTTCGGAGATCACCTGGCCGCCGGTCAGGATCGCGATGTCCTGCAGCATGGCCTTGCGGCGGTCGCCGAAGCCCGGTGCCTTGACGGCTGCGATTTTCAGGCCGCCGCGCAGCTTGTTGACAACCAGGGTTGCCAGCGCTTCGCCTTCGACGTCCTCAGCGATGATCAGCAGCGGCTTCTGCGACTGGATGACCTGCTCCAGCAGCGGAACCATCGGCTGCAGCGAAGACAGTTTCTTCTCGTGCAGCAGGATCATGCAGTCTTCCAGATCCGCGACCATCTTGTCGGCGTTGGTGACGAAGTAGGGCGACAGGTAGCCGCGGTCGAACTGCATGCCCTCGACCACGTCGGTCTCGGTTTCCATGCCTTTGTTCTCTTCGACAGTGATGACGCCTTCGTTGCCGACTTTCTGCATCGCGTCAGCGATCTGGCGGCCGATTTCAGCTTCGCCGTTGGCGGAGATGGTGCCAACCTGCGCAACCTCGTCGGAGTCTTTCACTTCGCGGGCCATGTCTTTGATGCCCTGAACAACCTTGGAGGTCGCCAGGTCGATGCCGCGCTTCAGGTCCATCGGGTTCAGGCCGGCAGCAACCTGCTTCAGGCCTTCTTTAACGATGGCCTGGGCCAGAACGGTTGCGGTGGTGGTGCCGTCGCCGGCTTCGTCGTTGGTGCGGGAAGCAACTTCCTTCACCATCTGGGCGCCCATGTTCTCGAACTTGTCTTCCAGTTCGATTTCCTTGGCAACCGACACACCGTCCTTGGTGATGCGCGGCGCGCCGAAGGATTTGTCCAGAACCACGTTGCGGCCTTTGGGGCCCAGGGTCACTTTCACGGCGTCGGCCAGAATGTTGACGCCCTTCAGCATGCGGTTGCGGGCATCGGTGTCGAATTTGACGTCCTTAGCAGCCATTTTTCACTCTCCTAGAGTAATCTGTAATTGTCAGCGAGGGATGGGATCAGAGAAGCCGGACGGCTTACTCGATGATGCCCATGATGTCGCTTTCCTTCATCATCAGCAGCTCTTCGCCGTCGACGGAGACCTCGGTGCCCGACCACTTGCCGAACAGGATCTTGTCGCCAGCCGAAACGGCCATCGCGATCAGCTCGCCGCTGTCCTTGCGTGCGCCTTCGCCAGTTGCGACGACGACGCCTTCGCTCGGCTTTTCTTTTGCGGAATCGGGGATGATCAGGCCGCCCGCGGTTTTTTCTTCGCTTTCGGTGCGGCGCACCAGCACGCGGTCATGAAGCGGTTTCAATGCCATCTTTGCAGCTCCTTAAAAAGGCTCAAAGGTTGTTATCTGTTGGACCTCCGCCTCCCCGGCGGGGCCGTTATCACTCACACGGGGCGAGTGCTAACGAGGGGAAGCTAGGCATCGCACCGGACTGAGTCAACAGCTTTGCACAAGAAAATTCAAAGCCCGCTGGCCGCGGCAGGGAACCGGCCCTTAAGGTGCCTGCAAGATGCTGATTTTGAACACTTAACCAGCCTCCCGGCGCAGTCCGCAACCGGCAGGGGCTACGCCTCCCAGCTCTCTGCCCAATGCACCAGGCCGTCGCGGCCCGCGCCGGTCAGCTGGTAGACACCGGTCGCCACCCGCTCGAACCAGCCATAGTGATTGCTGGCCATCAGCCGGGTGGCGCGCGCCACGCCGGTGGCCTTGGCCACCTCCGCCCCCTTGCTGGGGCCTGCCTCGGCCAGATGCGCCGCACAGGCCAGCGCGTCCTGGCGGTAGGCGGTGACAATGCCGTGCCGGGTGGCGCCGCCTGCATTCGGGTCGCCGCGCAACGCCTGAAACTCGCGCAAGAGCCGCGCCTGCTTCTTCTTCGACTTGCGCGGGGCATAGGGGCCGGGATCGCACTGCACCTCTGTGCGGCCGTCCTCCAGCACCGTGATCAGCCCCAGCCCCAGCCGCCGGCACATCGCCAGATTGTCTTTCAGCATCCGCCGCGCCTGCCGCCCCTTGGGCCGCGGCACCGCGATATAAACGTGATCCGTGACTGCCAGCCGGGCCACCGCCTGGTGGAACAGCGACAGCGAAAACTTCAGCTTCAGCTCGACGATCACCGGCGGCTCGGCACCGCGGACAGCCACCACATCGGCAGCCCCCACCTCGCCCTTCACGGCATAGCCCTGCCCCTCCAGCAGCGCCTTGACCGGCGGGTACAGCTGATCTTCGCGTTCCATGCCGCCATGACTGGCATCAAGCGCCGCCGAAGGCAATCCGCCGCGCGGTTTTACGGTCCGGACGGCAGGTTTTGCATTGCCGCCCCCCCTGCCCCGCCCTAGGGTCATACACTCAGTCCACAGTACCGGACCTCCGGGGAAAGGGCGCTTGATGAAACGGATTGCACTTGCCTTGGCCCTGGTCCTGCAGGCCTCTGCCGGACTGGCCGCCTGCCGCGGCATCGACTACCGCGACCACCTGCCGCCCGCCACCGAAGCGCGGCTGGAGCGCGAGATGGCCGCCACCCCGTTTTCCCGCGGCAATCATTGGGTTGCGACCAAGGGCAGCCGCACCATCCATGTGATCGGCACCATGCACGGCGGCGATTCCCGCATGGCCCGGGTGATGCGCAACCTGCGCCCGGCGCTAGCCTCGGCCCAGGCGATCTATCTGGAGACTTTGCAGCCCGGAATGGAGACGCCGGACACCATGCCCGCGTCCCTCGCCAGCAGTTTCCTGCTGCCGCAAGGGCAGGAGCTGCGGCACCTGCTGGGCAAGGAGGCCTGGCAGCATTTCGAGCTGACCGCGCGGGTCTCCGGCGCCAATCTGGACACCATGAACCGGATGCAGCCCTGGGCGGTGTCGATGTTTCTGGTGCAAAGCGGCTGCCGCCCCTATGGCTTTGGCCTGAAACGCGGGCTGGACGACCGGATCGCCGGTTTCGCCAGCCGCAAGCGGATTCCGGTGGGCGCGCTGGAAACCCCGGCGCAGGCGCTGACGGCGATTGCCAGCCTGCCCCTGCGCGACCAGGCCCGGATGCTGGAGCTGGAACTGGAGCTGGTGCGCTCCTCCAAGCCCGAGGATGCCACCCCGGTCGAAGCTTATTTCGACCAAAGCGTCTGGTCCGCCTTCGTGCTCGCGCCGTGGATCAGCGCCCAGTACAGCAGCTTTTCCGGCGCCGAGACCGCGCGGCTGTGGCGCCAGTACAATGACCGCCTGCTGGACCAGCGCAACAAACGCTGGATGAAGGTGATCCTGGCCGCCCGGCAGCAGCGGATCGTGGTTGCCGTCGGCGCGGCGCATCTGCCCGGCAGGAACGGCGTCTTGAACCTGCTGCACCGCCAGGGGTTCAGCCTCACCCGCGCGGCGTGGTAGACCCGGCGTATCGCGCTTTCCTTCTCCCGGTTCAGGACCTGTCTGTCATGCGGCTTTTCTTCACCATCGTCTTTCTGCTGCTGCCCGCCGCGCTGTGGGCGGGCTGCACCGGCACCGACCTGCGCACCACTCTTCCGGCCGACGATACGGCCCGCCTCCAGGCGCGGGCCGCAGCCGCGCCCTTTGCCGAAGGCAATCACTGGATCGCCCGCCGCGGCACCCGCACCGTGCATGTGATCGGCACCATGCATATCAATGACCCGCGGATGGACCCGGTCACCGCCCGGCTGGCCCCGATCGTCCGCGAGGCCGGTCTGCTGCTGATGGAGGCCAGCCCCGCCGACAAGGCCGCGTTCGAACAGAAGCTGGGCCGCACCCCGTCGCTGATGCTGATCACCGAAGGGCCGACGCTGATCGACCGCCTGCCGCCGGAGGAGTGGGACAGCCTGGCCGCCAAGGCCCGCGCGCACGGGGTCGCCCCCTGGATGGCCGCCAAAATGCGGCCCTGGTTCCTGGCCCTGTCGATGGCGGTGCCGCCCTGCGTGCTGCGGCAGCCGGACTTCAAGAACGGCCTCGACCTGCGCTTGGCTGCCGCGGCGGAACAGGCCGGCGTGCCCATCCGCTCGCTCGAAGACCCGATGGCCGTGATCCGGATGCTGGACGGCGACCCGCTGGAAGAGCAGGTCCGCCAGCTGCGCGCCTTTACCGCCCTGCTGGGCGGCGGCCAGGACGATTTCTTCACCATGGCAGAGGCGTATTTCGACCAGCAGGTGCTGCACGCCCTGCACCTGAGCGAGCAGGAGTTTCTGCACAGCGATGCCCTGACCCGGGAAGAGCGCGAAGAGCTGTGGAGCGACGCGATGCAAGAGCTGCTGGACCAGCGCAATCAGTCCTGGATCCCGGTGATCGAGGCGGCAGAAGCAGACACCATCGTGGTGGCCGCAGGCGCGCTGCACCTGCCGGGCGGGAACGGCGTGCTGAACCTGCTGCAGCAGCAGGGCTACAGCCTGGAGCGCGCCCCGTTCTGAACACAACGCCGCATTGCAGCAGCTGCGGGGTGACAAGCCTGTCCGCCGCCCCTATAAGGCGCGCAAATCTCCCCTTTTTGGACTCATGAGTGAACAGGACAGTCACATGACCATTCAAGTTTTCGGCCATAAATCCCCCGACACCGATTCCACCGGCTCCCCCATTGTCTGGGCCTGGTACCTGAACGAGGTGAAGGGCGTCGCCGCCGAGCCCAAGCTGCTGGGCGAGCCGAACACCGAAGCGGCCTTTATGCTGCAGCGCTGGGGCCTGGAGAAGCCTGCGATCA is a genomic window of Leisingera caerulea DSM 24564 containing:
- a CDS encoding TraB/GumN family protein; translation: MRLFFTIVFLLLPAALWAGCTGTDLRTTLPADDTARLQARAAAAPFAEGNHWIARRGTRTVHVIGTMHINDPRMDPVTARLAPIVREAGLLLMEASPADKAAFEQKLGRTPSLMLITEGPTLIDRLPPEEWDSLAAKARAHGVAPWMAAKMRPWFLALSMAVPPCVLRQPDFKNGLDLRLAAAAEQAGVPIRSLEDPMAVIRMLDGDPLEEQVRQLRAFTALLGGGQDDFFTMAEAYFDQQVLHALHLSEQEFLHSDALTREEREELWSDAMQELLDQRNQSWIPVIEAAEADTIVVAAGALHLPGGNGVLNLLQQQGYSLERAPF